The Octadecabacter arcticus 238 genome contains a region encoding:
- a CDS encoding GNAT family N-acetyltransferase: protein MTPQDLTALIDATWPAKSFAHQDGWTIRNGAGGGSRVSAASQLEPDATLASAEVAMRALGQTPLFMVRHGEDTLDMTLTAAGYHIKDPVTYYTAPIAQIATQRPPAVTCFQVWPPLATQAEIWDAGGIDDARLAIMARATGPKTTVLGRVHDTPAGTAFGTIYDGTAMLHAIETTHAFRRQGPGRHMIRALAFWAQERDAHTISLLVTKANVAANALYTSLGLTPVGGYHYRIHPEA, encoded by the coding sequence ATGACACCGCAAGACCTCACCGCGCTGATTGATGCCACATGGCCTGCCAAATCATTTGCGCACCAAGACGGTTGGACAATCCGCAACGGGGCCGGTGGCGGCAGTCGCGTATCTGCGGCATCGCAACTGGAACCGGACGCGACACTCGCCAGTGCAGAGGTCGCAATGCGCGCCCTTGGTCAGACACCGCTGTTCATGGTGCGCCACGGCGAAGATACCCTCGACATGACTCTCACCGCTGCGGGCTACCACATCAAAGACCCCGTGACCTATTACACAGCGCCGATTGCGCAAATCGCGACGCAACGCCCCCCTGCTGTTACCTGTTTTCAAGTCTGGCCGCCCTTGGCGACGCAGGCGGAAATCTGGGACGCGGGTGGCATTGATGACGCCCGCCTTGCGATCATGGCCCGCGCCACTGGTCCGAAAACCACTGTGCTTGGCCGCGTTCATGACACACCCGCTGGAACCGCGTTTGGCACCATCTACGATGGCACCGCCATGCTGCATGCGATTGAAACCACGCACGCGTTTCGCCGTCAGGGCCCTGGTCGCCACATGATCCGCGCCCTTGCATTTTGGGCGCAAGAACGTGACGCACACACGATCTCCCTGCTGGTGACAAAGGCCAACGTCGCGGCAAACGCGCTCTACACTTCCCTCGGGTTGACCCCTGTGGGAGGATATCATTATCGTATCCATCCGGAGGCTTAG